The Arachis hypogaea cultivar Tifrunner chromosome 14, arahy.Tifrunner.gnm2.J5K5, whole genome shotgun sequence genome has a segment encoding these proteins:
- the LOC112744202 gene encoding heavy metal-associated isoprenylated plant protein 39, with protein sequence MKKFVLKLDLPDDKAKQKALKTVSTLSGIDAISMDMKEKKLTIIGTVDPVSVVSKLRKYWPTDIILVGPAKEPEKKEEPKKEEAKKEEEKKEEGKEEGKKEEKKEEAKKEGGEEKKEEKKEEKKDEEKKEEEKKKEAAPAPAPAPAPDPVLEMVKAYRQYNPHMTTYYYVQSMEENPNACVIC encoded by the exons atgaaG aaaTTTGTACTGAAATTAGACTTGCCTGATGACAAGGCCAAGCAGAAGGCACTGAAAACAGTGTCAACACTTTCAG GAATTGATGCAATCTCAATGGacatgaaggagaagaaattaacaataatagGAACGGTTGATCCGGTGAGCGTGGTGAGCAAATTGCGCAAGTATTGGCCGACGGATATAATCTTAGTAGGGCCGGCAAAGGAGCCGGAGAAGAAAGAGGAGCCTAAGAAAGAGGAggcaaagaaggaggaggagaagaaagaagaaggaaaagaggaaggcaagaaagaagagaagaaggaggaggcGAAGAAAGAAGGAGgcgaggagaagaaagaagagaaaaaggaggagaaaaaggacgaggaaaagaaagaggaggagaaaaagaaagaggcaGCTCCAGCTCCGGCTCCGGCTCCGGCGCCGGACCCGGTCTTGGAGATGGTCAAGGCTTATAGGCAATACAATCCTCACATGACTACCTACTACTATGTTCAAAGCATGGAAGAGAACCCTAATGCTTGTGTCATTTGTTAA
- the LOC112744203 gene encoding 1-aminocyclopropane-1-carboxylate synthase 1 has translation MGHQGLLSKIATNDKHGENSPYFDGWKAYDRNPFHPTKNPQGVIQMGLAENQLCFDLIEEWIRNNSKASICTPEGVHLFRDIANFQDYHGLPQFRKGVANFMSKARGGRVKYDPERILMSGGATGANELIMFCLADPADAFMVPTPYYPAFVRDLGWRTGVQLIPVHCDSSNNFKITREALEEAYREAKQNNINVKGLIITNPSNPLGTTLDKETLKSLVRFINEKNIHLVCDEIYAATAFTTPRFVSISEVMLEMECKKELIHIIYSLSKDMGLPGFRVGIVYSYNDDVVSCGRKMSSFGLVSSQTQHFLASLLSDEDFIDRYLEISKRRLAKRHSFFTKGLETVNIACLPSNSGLFCWMNLRRLLKEKTFEGEMKLWRVIINEVKLNVSPGSSFNCSEPGWFRVCFANMDDETVEVALKRIRAFAGRETNNGKRVELKRWKSINTNKLRLSFNSRRFDENVMSPHHMMSPHSPMPHSPLVRAT, from the exons AAGCATGGAGAGAACTCTCCATATTTTGATGGGTGGAAAGCTTATGATAGAAACCCATTTCACCCAACGAAAAATCCTCAAGGTGTTATCCAGATGGGTCTTGCTGAAAATCAG cTTTGCTTCGATCTTATTGAAGAGTGGATAAGGAACAATTCCAAAGCTTCCATATGTACTCCTGAAGGAGTGCATCTGTTTAGAGATATTGCTAACTTTCAAGACTATCATGGATTGCCACAGTTCAgaaaa GGTGTGGCAAATTTCATGTCAAAAGCGAGGGGTGGTAGGGTCAAATATGATCCTGAGCGTATATTGATGAGTGGAGGAGCAACAGGTGCAAATGAATTAATAATGTTTTGTTTGGCTGATCCTGCTGATGCTTTCATGGTTCCCACTCCTTATTATCCAGC ATTCGTGCGTGATCTTGGTTGGAGAACTGGTGTGCAACTTATTCCTGTTCATTGTGATAGTTCTAACAACTTCAAGATAACAAGAGAAGCCCTTGAAGAAGCTTATCGTGAAGCAAAACAAAACAACATCAATGTGAAGGGTTTGATCATAACAAATCCTTCAAACCCTTTGGGAACCACATTGGACAAAGAAACCCTCAAAAGCCTTGTGAGGTTCATCAATGAGAAGAACATTCACTTGGTTTGTGATGAAATCTATGCCGCCACCGCTTTTACCACTCCAAGATTTGTGAGTATCTCTGAAGTCATGCTAGAAATGGAGTGCAAGAAAGAACTCATTCACATAATCTATAGTTTATCAAAGGATATGGGGTTACCCGGTTTTAGGGTTGGTATTGTTTATTCCTACAATGATGATGTTGTGAGTTGCGGCCGCAAAATGTCGAGTTTCGGATTAGTCTCTTCTCAAACTCAACATTTTCTAGCATCGTTGCTTTCTGACGAGGATTTTATCGATAGATATTTAGAAATTAGCAAAAGGAGACTCGCTAAGCGTCATAGTTTCTTCACGAAAGGGCTCGAAACGGTTAACATTGCTTGCTTGCCAAGCAATTCAGGACTATTTTGTTGGATGAACTTGAGGAGGCTATTGAAGGAGAAAACTTTTGAAGGTGAAATGAAGCTTTGGCGTGTGATCATCAATGAGGTGAAGCTCAATGTTTCACCGGGGTCAAGTTTCAATTGTTCCGAGCCTGGTTGGTTTAGGGTTTGCTTTGCTAACATGGATGATGAGACTGTGGAGGTTGCATTGAAAAGGATTAGGGCTTTTGCTGGGAGAGAAACTAATAATGGGAAAAGGGTTGAACTGAAACGTTGGAAAAGCATTAATACTAATAAGTTAAGGCTAAGCTTCAACTCTAGAAGGTTTGATGAGAATGTTATGTCACCTCATCACATGATGTCTCCTCATTCACCAATGCCTCACTCACCCCTTGTTCGTGCCACTTAA